From Bacillus oleivorans, the proteins below share one genomic window:
- a CDS encoding 3-hydroxyacyl-CoA dehydrogenase, translated as MIQQVTVIGSGVMGRGIAYVAAVGGFEVELVDVKEEALKNAEHELNLIFEKGVQRGKLTSEQMEAAKTRLVFTTGLEKSAEKADLVIEAVPENIQIKQSVFETIDQHASPHAFFATNTSTMSPTEIASFTKRPERVIAMHFFNPVHKMPLVEIIRGLETSDETAKAAQEVAAKMGKETVIVNEFPGFVTSRISALVGNEAFYMLQEGVGTAEEIDKAIKLGLNYPMGPFELADLVGLDTRLNNLNYLHKMLGEKYRPAPLLVQYVKAGRLGRKTGKGVYDYSNRGKE; from the coding sequence ATGATTCAGCAAGTAACAGTAATCGGTTCAGGAGTTATGGGGCGAGGAATTGCGTATGTAGCTGCAGTCGGCGGATTTGAGGTTGAGCTAGTTGATGTAAAGGAAGAGGCTTTAAAAAATGCTGAGCACGAATTAAACCTGATCTTTGAAAAAGGGGTGCAAAGAGGGAAATTAACCTCTGAACAAATGGAGGCAGCCAAAACTAGATTAGTTTTTACCACCGGGCTTGAAAAATCGGCGGAAAAAGCAGATTTAGTAATTGAGGCTGTTCCTGAAAATATTCAAATTAAGCAATCTGTCTTTGAAACGATTGATCAGCATGCGAGTCCACATGCATTTTTTGCAACAAATACGTCTACGATGAGTCCGACTGAAATTGCCTCTTTTACGAAAAGACCAGAGCGAGTTATAGCAATGCATTTTTTTAATCCGGTACATAAAATGCCCTTAGTTGAGATTATTAGGGGATTAGAAACTAGTGATGAAACGGCAAAGGCTGCACAGGAAGTAGCAGCTAAAATGGGCAAGGAAACGGTGATTGTCAATGAATTTCCTGGCTTTGTCACAAGCCGCATTAGTGCCTTAGTCGGAAATGAAGCGTTTTACATGCTTCAGGAAGGTGTGGGTACAGCAGAAGAAATCGATAAAGCCATTAAACTCGGCTTAAATTACCCAATGGGTCCGTTTGAACTCGCAGATCTGGTTGGTTTAGACACCCGGTTAAATAATTTAAACTACCTTCATAAAATGCTTGGCGAGAAATATCGACCGGCTCCCCTGCTTGTCCAATATGTGAAAGCTGGCCGTCTAGGAAGAAAAACGGGCAAGGGTGTCTATGATTATTCAAACAGGGGCAAGGAGTGA
- the pcaF gene encoding 3-oxoadipyl-CoA thiolase: MREVVIVDAIRTPIGRYKGALKSVRPDDLGAIVIRELVKRNPGLPVEQVEEVILGNANQAGEDNRNVARMSALLAGLPIEVAGTTINRLCGSGLDAVNYAARAMMVGDGDIMIAGGTESMTRAPFVMGKPESDFPRGNLEMFDTTIGWRFINPELEKVYGTDSMPQTAENVGKRFNIGREEQDQFAFSSQMKAKKAMDSGIMNEEIVPVEVKGKKGTFTLVEKDEHPRPDTSLEALAKLKPIFPDGTVTAGNASGVNDGAAALLLMTAEKAKELGVKPMARFRSSAVAGLEPSVMGLGPIFAARKALQRAGLQVHNLDLIELNEAFASQALECIKQLELDPEKVNVNGGAIAYGHPLGASGARILTTLLYEMKRRKVQFGLATMCIGVGQGIATIVENVEQ, encoded by the coding sequence ATGAGAGAGGTAGTTATCGTCGATGCGATCCGAACGCCGATCGGAAGGTATAAAGGTGCCTTGAAAAGTGTAAGACCCGACGATTTAGGTGCAATTGTGATTCGGGAATTGGTGAAAAGAAATCCAGGACTGCCTGTTGAACAAGTCGAAGAGGTCATATTGGGGAATGCCAATCAGGCAGGTGAAGACAATCGAAATGTCGCGCGGATGTCAGCTTTATTGGCCGGCTTACCTATTGAGGTTGCTGGAACGACGATTAACCGTCTGTGCGGGTCTGGCTTAGATGCTGTTAACTATGCAGCGAGAGCAATGATGGTTGGTGACGGAGACATCATGATCGCAGGCGGAACAGAAAGTATGACAAGAGCACCGTTTGTGATGGGAAAGCCAGAAAGTGACTTCCCGCGCGGAAACCTCGAAATGTTTGATACCACCATTGGCTGGAGATTTATTAATCCTGAACTTGAGAAAGTCTATGGGACCGATTCAATGCCGCAAACGGCAGAAAATGTCGGGAAAAGGTTTAATATTGGGAGAGAAGAGCAGGATCAATTTGCTTTTTCCAGTCAAATGAAGGCGAAAAAAGCCATGGATTCTGGAATTATGAATGAAGAAATTGTTCCTGTCGAGGTAAAAGGAAAAAAGGGTACTTTTACTTTGGTTGAGAAAGACGAACATCCTAGACCTGACACATCTTTAGAAGCTTTAGCTAAGCTAAAGCCGATTTTTCCAGACGGAACCGTGACAGCCGGTAATGCTTCAGGTGTTAATGATGGGGCAGCTGCTTTACTGCTGATGACAGCAGAAAAGGCAAAGGAGTTGGGGGTGAAACCGATGGCCAGATTCCGCTCTTCAGCTGTTGCTGGCTTGGAGCCTAGTGTAATGGGATTAGGACCAATCTTTGCTGCGAGAAAAGCATTACAGCGGGCAGGCTTGCAGGTCCATAACCTGGATTTAATCGAATTAAATGAAGCTTTTGCGTCTCAGGCATTGGAGTGTATTAAACAGCTTGAATTAGACCCAGAGAAGGTCAATGTGAATGGCGGTGCGATTGCCTATGGCCATCCGCTCGGTGCCAGCGGTGCCAGAATATTAACGACACTTTTATATGAAATGAAGCGGCGCAAGGTTCAATTTGGTCTGGCAACCATGTGTATTGGAGTGGGCCAGGGGATTGCAACTATCGTAGAAAATGTAGAGCAGTAG
- a CDS encoding enoyl-CoA hydratase-related protein, giving the protein MKNLLLEINNGIGYVTLNRPEALNCFNYETLVELGDLVESIRFNSSIRVVVFTGAGEKAFSTGADLKERKTLTEDQVRRNVYKIRSVFQAVADLPQPTIAAVNGYAFGGGFELMLACDFRIAIKEAVMALTEVSWAIIPGAGGTQRLPRLIGEARAKELILTARKINAETAYSYGLLTKVVEREELMLACEELANEMLKHGPIAIQQAKFAIQKGMNADLATGLDLEAKAYEVLIPTQDRIEALEAFAEKRPPNFQGK; this is encoded by the coding sequence ATGAAAAATCTATTACTTGAGATAAACAATGGAATTGGGTATGTAACGCTTAATCGTCCAGAAGCATTAAATTGCTTTAATTATGAAACCCTTGTGGAGCTAGGAGATTTAGTAGAGTCGATTCGCTTTAATTCTAGTATCCGTGTCGTCGTGTTTACGGGTGCCGGGGAAAAGGCATTTAGTACGGGTGCAGACTTGAAGGAAAGGAAAACGCTGACAGAAGATCAGGTCAGAAGAAACGTATATAAAATCCGTTCTGTTTTCCAGGCGGTCGCTGATCTGCCGCAGCCTACGATTGCGGCTGTTAATGGATATGCTTTTGGCGGCGGTTTTGAACTTATGCTTGCTTGTGATTTCCGCATCGCTATTAAAGAAGCGGTAATGGCATTAACAGAGGTAAGCTGGGCGATTATCCCAGGTGCCGGGGGAACACAAAGATTGCCGCGCCTGATTGGGGAAGCACGGGCAAAAGAATTAATTTTGACTGCAAGAAAAATTAATGCGGAGACAGCTTATTCGTATGGTTTGCTAACTAAAGTTGTAGAGCGGGAAGAACTAATGTTAGCCTGCGAAGAACTTGCCAATGAAATGCTAAAGCATGGACCGATTGCGATTCAGCAAGCTAAATTTGCGATTCAAAAAGGCATGAATGCTGACTTAGCGACTGGACTTGATCTAGAAGCGAAAGCCTATGAAGTACTGATTCCAACGCAAGACAGAATTGAGGCACTCGAAGCTTTTGCTGAAAAAAGACCGCCAAATTTTCAGGGAAAATAA
- the paaX gene encoding phenylacetic acid degradation operon negative regulatory protein PaaX, giving the protein MNSSFNTRSMIFTLYGDYIRHYGNEIWIGSLIRLLKEFGHNEQSVRAAISRMHKQGWVKSRKEGNKSHYYLTKRGIERMDEAANRIFKLKPDTWDGKWRMLIYSIPEEKRSIRDELRKELVWSGFGTISNSCWISPNDLTKQVYALMDKYDIREHVHYFITEYEGPHENLRLVQECWDLRDINHKYEQFIAKYSQKYVIDKNKIQKGEMTEAECFVERTKLVHEYRKFLFVDPGLPEDLLPEHWLGQHAASLFGDYYKELAEPASRFFEDVFQQGNEIKRKDKEYDVFHHPLIVED; this is encoded by the coding sequence ATGAATAGCAGTTTTAATACGAGGTCTATGATATTTACGCTATACGGTGATTATATTCGCCATTATGGAAATGAAATTTGGATTGGCAGTCTGATCAGGCTTTTAAAAGAATTCGGACATAATGAACAATCTGTTCGGGCTGCCATCTCCCGAATGCATAAACAGGGCTGGGTAAAATCGCGAAAAGAAGGAAATAAAAGCCACTATTATTTAACCAAACGCGGAATCGAACGGATGGATGAGGCTGCCAACCGTATCTTTAAGCTGAAGCCGGATACGTGGGATGGCAAATGGAGAATGCTCATTTACTCAATCCCTGAAGAAAAACGGAGTATTCGTGATGAATTACGAAAAGAGCTGGTATGGAGCGGTTTTGGCACAATTTCAAACAGTTGCTGGATTTCGCCGAACGATTTAACGAAACAAGTATATGCTTTAATGGACAAGTATGATATTCGCGAGCATGTTCATTATTTTATTACAGAGTATGAAGGTCCTCATGAAAACCTGCGGCTTGTGCAAGAGTGTTGGGATCTTCGTGATATCAATCATAAGTATGAACAATTTATCGCCAAGTATAGTCAAAAGTATGTCATCGATAAAAATAAAATTCAAAAAGGGGAAATGACAGAAGCGGAATGCTTTGTGGAACGAACAAAGCTAGTTCACGAGTATCGTAAATTTCTCTTTGTCGATCCGGGGCTTCCAGAAGATTTATTGCCTGAACACTGGCTAGGTCAGCATGCAGCTTCTCTTTTTGGAGACTATTATAAGGAACTGGCAGAACCCGCAAGCCGCTTTTTTGAAGATGTGTTTCAGCAAGGCAATGAAATTAAAAGAAAAGATAAAGAATATGACGTATTTCATCATCCGTTGATTGTTGAAGATTAA
- a CDS encoding gamma carbonic anhydrase family protein: MIIKLNGDEPKIHPSVFIAPGAYIIGQVEIGENSSVWFNSVLRGDEGPITIGKRCNVQDNCTLHLYEGFPLILEDEVSVGHNAILHGCHIKKGSLIGMGATVLDGVEVGEESLIGANSFIPSGKKIPPRSLVLGSPGKVVRELSEKDFEMLRMTVQIYEEKARQFKEQLALQG, translated from the coding sequence ATGATTATTAAGCTAAATGGTGATGAACCTAAGATTCACCCATCTGTTTTCATTGCACCAGGCGCCTATATTATCGGTCAGGTTGAAATTGGGGAAAACTCCAGTGTCTGGTTTAATTCGGTTCTGCGTGGCGATGAAGGTCCAATTACAATTGGCAAGCGTTGTAATGTACAAGATAATTGTACCCTTCATTTATATGAGGGGTTTCCGCTCATTCTTGAAGATGAGGTATCTGTTGGCCACAATGCCATTCTCCACGGATGTCATATTAAAAAAGGATCTCTTATCGGAATGGGGGCCACAGTTTTAGATGGTGTCGAAGTCGGTGAAGAATCCCTCATTGGCGCGAACAGCTTTATTCCATCAGGAAAGAAAATACCTCCCCGTTCTTTAGTCCTTGGCTCACCTGGAAAAGTAGTCAGAGAGTTATCGGAAAAAGATTTTGAAATGCTGCGTATGACAGTACAAATTTATGAAGAGAAGGCACGGCAGTTTAAAGAACAGCTTGCTCTTCAAGGTTAA
- a CDS encoding NAD(P)H-dependent flavin oxidoreductase, which produces MNELCRLLDIKYPIIQGGMGNISHPDLTAAVSNAGGLGTLGVGTMTPDEIETKIIETKQKTNKPFSLNIPIQVNGDPKAMMKLVIKHQIPAVTLSAGNPAPYIDKLHEYGVKVLVVVGNAKQAAKAEAAGADVIIGEGYEAAGINSPQEHTTLTLIQQLTETVKVPVVAAGGISNGRGLAAMMMLGAQGVQMGTRFAATKDAPFSPVYKEKILQASDHCTVVLGRKVGRVRRVLKTAYAESLLEKENQNLSLEEWAQLTSEAFHIKGAIEGNDREGFMNSGQIAAVIHDLPSVEELLQTMMKELMDTVKNINKLF; this is translated from the coding sequence TTGAATGAGCTTTGCAGATTACTAGATATAAAATATCCCATTATCCAGGGCGGAATGGGAAATATCAGCCATCCCGATTTAACAGCAGCTGTTTCCAATGCAGGAGGACTAGGTACCCTTGGCGTCGGAACGATGACTCCCGATGAAATAGAGACGAAAATCATAGAAACTAAGCAAAAAACAAACAAGCCATTTAGCCTAAATATCCCGATTCAAGTAAACGGTGATCCAAAAGCCATGATGAAGCTCGTAATTAAGCATCAGATTCCAGCAGTCACCCTCTCCGCAGGAAATCCGGCTCCTTACATTGATAAGCTTCATGAGTATGGGGTTAAGGTGTTAGTCGTTGTAGGTAATGCAAAGCAGGCAGCCAAAGCGGAAGCAGCGGGTGCAGATGTGATTATAGGGGAAGGGTATGAAGCAGCAGGGATTAATTCCCCCCAGGAACATACGACCTTAACGTTGATTCAGCAATTAACTGAAACTGTTAAAGTACCAGTGGTTGCAGCCGGGGGAATTAGTAATGGAAGAGGATTAGCGGCGATGATGATGCTAGGAGCTCAAGGTGTACAAATGGGTACACGGTTTGCAGCAACAAAAGATGCGCCTTTTTCCCCAGTCTATAAAGAAAAGATCCTCCAAGCATCTGATCATTGTACAGTGGTTTTAGGGAGGAAAGTAGGCAGAGTGAGAAGGGTATTAAAAACAGCATATGCTGAAAGTTTGCTAGAAAAAGAGAATCAAAATCTTTCTCTTGAAGAATGGGCACAGCTTACGAGTGAAGCGTTTCATATAAAAGGGGCTATTGAGGGAAATGATAGGGAAGGATTTATGAATAGCGGGCAAATTGCCGCTGTGATCCATGACCTTCCATCAGTAGAGGAATTACTTCAAACGATGATGAAAGAATTAATGGATACAGTGAAAAATATTAACAAACTATTTTAG
- a CDS encoding ABC transporter substrate-binding protein, producing MLQNRNWFSILILALVLMLAACGNSETSGGSGGNQPEENNGGNSSDPAPSEEEESYTIGITQIAEHPSLDAAVDGFKQALEDNGLKEGEKVTYDLQIAQGDGSLSTTIATNFVSSNVDLIFANSTPSAQTALAATKTIPIVFTSVTDPVGAELVASLDQPGPNITGTMDLHPEAIPNTLKFIKDELGGTKVGLIYNAGEANSVSQVNSIKELLSELGLEAEEATVATTADVKQAAESLVGKIDAFYIITDNTVVSALESVVSVANERDIPMLAGEFDSVGRGALAAYGFDYYDIGYEAGVMAAHILLEGKSPSDIPVQVPQNLKLVINKQAAAEQGVELKPEWDNIAEYLE from the coding sequence ATGCTTCAAAACAGAAATTGGTTCAGTATTCTTATACTGGCACTTGTACTCATGCTTGCTGCTTGCGGCAATTCAGAAACAAGCGGAGGCAGCGGCGGAAACCAGCCGGAAGAAAACAATGGCGGCAATTCATCTGATCCTGCTCCTTCCGAAGAAGAAGAATCCTATACAATTGGGATTACTCAAATTGCAGAGCATCCTTCTTTAGATGCGGCGGTAGATGGTTTTAAACAAGCGCTTGAAGATAATGGGCTAAAAGAAGGAGAGAAAGTTACCTATGACCTTCAAATCGCCCAAGGAGATGGCTCTTTAAGTACAACGATAGCTACAAACTTTGTCAGCAGTAATGTTGATTTGATTTTTGCCAATTCAACACCAAGTGCGCAAACAGCTCTCGCAGCTACTAAGACAATTCCAATTGTATTTACGTCTGTAACAGATCCAGTTGGAGCCGAGCTTGTGGCTTCACTTGACCAGCCAGGTCCAAATATCACAGGAACAATGGATTTACATCCAGAAGCGATTCCAAACACATTAAAATTTATTAAAGATGAGCTAGGCGGAACGAAGGTAGGCTTGATCTATAACGCAGGTGAGGCTAATTCTGTATCTCAAGTTAACTCTATTAAAGAGCTACTATCTGAATTAGGTCTAGAGGCAGAGGAAGCAACAGTTGCTACTACGGCAGATGTCAAACAAGCTGCTGAATCGTTGGTAGGAAAAATTGATGCTTTCTATATCATTACCGATAATACAGTTGTTTCAGCATTAGAAAGTGTTGTTTCTGTTGCAAATGAAAGAGATATTCCAATGCTTGCAGGGGAGTTCGATTCTGTCGGACGCGGTGCTTTAGCAGCATACGGATTTGATTATTACGATATTGGATATGAAGCAGGAGTAATGGCCGCTCATATTCTCCTAGAAGGAAAAAGCCCATCTGATATTCCAGTTCAAGTTCCGCAAAATTTAAAGCTTGTGATTAACAAACAAGCAGCTGCAGAACAAGGAGTCGAATTGAAGCCAGAGTGGGATAACATCGCAGAATACCTCGAATAA
- a CDS encoding ABC transporter permease has product MFSAIFGSVELGIIYAIMALGVYLSFRILDFPDLTVDGSFVTGAAMAATLLTLGYSPLIATVSSIIVGFVAGTITGVLHTKGKINPLLSGILMMTALYSINLRIMGTTTEAVGRPNIPLLNVDTIFTPVEQWASSLGINTFFNNIFGSMGVEILPTDYGILFIMIVVTLLVKFVTDLFLKTEIGLAIRATGDNQRMIRSFSGNTDTLIIIGLGISNAFVAFSGSLVAQYQGSADVGMGVGMIVTGLASVIIGEAIFGSKSIVRTTFAVIGGAVIYRIVLGLALQLKILDASDMKLITATIVILALVLPKIIDSQKEKRRKTKRHQELMAKLQVEEGDGAAASKGN; this is encoded by the coding sequence ATGTTTTCGGCCATTTTTGGGTCGGTTGAGTTAGGTATCATCTATGCCATTATGGCATTAGGTGTATACCTTTCTTTCCGTATATTAGACTTCCCAGATTTAACGGTTGACGGTAGCTTTGTAACAGGAGCGGCTATGGCAGCCACTTTATTAACCCTTGGATATAGTCCCTTAATTGCTACGGTTTCATCTATTATCGTAGGGTTTGTTGCAGGAACGATTACCGGAGTCTTGCATACTAAAGGAAAAATTAATCCGCTACTTTCTGGAATTTTAATGATGACTGCTTTATATTCGATAAACCTGCGGATTATGGGAACCACAACTGAAGCTGTGGGAAGACCTAATATTCCTTTATTAAATGTTGACACCATTTTTACACCTGTGGAACAATGGGCCTCAAGCCTTGGAATCAATACGTTTTTTAATAATATTTTTGGATCGATGGGAGTCGAAATCCTCCCGACAGATTACGGCATTTTATTTATCATGATTGTAGTTACTTTACTTGTTAAATTTGTGACAGACCTTTTCTTAAAAACAGAAATTGGGCTTGCGATTCGTGCAACAGGGGATAATCAGCGAATGATTAGAAGCTTCTCCGGAAATACAGATACTCTAATTATCATTGGTCTTGGGATTTCCAATGCTTTCGTAGCCTTTTCGGGTTCACTGGTTGCTCAATATCAGGGAAGTGCTGATGTTGGGATGGGTGTTGGTATGATCGTAACCGGGCTTGCTTCCGTTATTATTGGGGAAGCCATCTTTGGGTCTAAATCGATTGTACGAACAACCTTTGCGGTTATTGGCGGTGCGGTGATTTATCGGATTGTTCTAGGGCTTGCCCTGCAACTGAAAATCCTGGATGCCAGCGATATGAAACTGATCACAGCCACGATTGTAATCTTGGCACTTGTTCTCCCTAAGATCATTGACAGCCAAAAAGAAAAGCGCAGAAAGACAAAAAGACATCAGGAACTGATGGCAAAATTACAGGTGGAAGAGGGTGATGGAGCTGCTGCATCTAAAGGAAATTAA
- a CDS encoding ABC transporter ATP-binding protein: MLHLKEINKIFNEGTLDEKIALKDINLSLEKGDFVTIIGSNGAGKSTLMNVISGVIKPDIGTVTINSKDVTNLPEYKRSKLIGRVFQDPMAGTAPTMTIEENLAMAYSRDKKRGLRKGVTKERKQLFLDVLKSLNLGLESRLNAKVGLLSGGERQALSLLMATFTEPDILLLDEHTAALDPSRAELITRLTKEIVAEHGLTTLMVTHNMQQAIDLGNRLIMMDKGQIIFEANEEQKKSLTVEDLLNEFKRIRGEQLASDRSLLSI, encoded by the coding sequence CTGCTGCATCTAAAGGAAATTAACAAAATTTTTAACGAAGGCACCTTAGATGAAAAAATAGCTCTAAAGGACATCAATCTTTCTCTTGAAAAAGGTGATTTTGTTACGATTATCGGAAGTAACGGTGCTGGTAAGTCAACATTAATGAACGTTATTTCCGGTGTTATAAAGCCTGATATAGGAACTGTCACCATCAATAGCAAGGATGTTACTAATCTGCCGGAATATAAGCGGTCTAAATTAATCGGGCGAGTCTTTCAAGATCCAATGGCAGGGACTGCCCCTACGATGACGATTGAAGAGAATTTGGCAATGGCCTATTCTAGAGATAAGAAACGAGGCTTAAGAAAAGGGGTTACAAAAGAAAGAAAGCAGCTGTTTCTTGATGTGCTAAAAAGCTTAAATCTTGGTCTCGAATCTAGATTAAACGCTAAGGTCGGATTATTATCTGGAGGAGAGCGCCAAGCACTATCGCTGCTTATGGCCACATTTACAGAACCAGATATTCTTCTGTTAGATGAGCATACTGCCGCGCTTGATCCATCGCGTGCCGAGCTCATTACAAGATTAACAAAAGAAATTGTTGCAGAACATGGTCTGACTACGTTAATGGTTACCCATAATATGCAGCAGGCAATTGACTTAGGAAACCGTCTCATTATGATGGATAAAGGCCAAATTATTTTCGAAGCAAATGAAGAACAGAAAAAGTCATTAACGGTCGAAGACCTTCTCAATGAATTCAAAAGAATTCGAGGAGAACAACTCGCAAGCGATCGCTCTCTCTTATCAATATAA
- a CDS encoding thioesterase family protein produces MKEGMKIGQTATIEAVVTPEMYAQFEGNVVHPVYSTVSMVYHMEWAARQIILPFLEDHEEGMGGAVRVKHVAPTAAGTKITAIAELTSFTHQKVVTSVVVRNEKGIIGEGEVTQYILPKLEIEKKIRASLE; encoded by the coding sequence ATGAAAGAAGGTATGAAAATCGGGCAAACGGCTACAATCGAAGCAGTAGTAACACCGGAAATGTATGCCCAATTTGAAGGAAACGTTGTTCATCCGGTCTATTCTACAGTGTCGATGGTATATCATATGGAATGGGCGGCAAGGCAAATCATCCTACCCTTTTTAGAAGACCATGAAGAGGGCATGGGTGGAGCTGTCCGGGTTAAACATGTTGCCCCTACTGCAGCTGGGACGAAAATTACTGCTATAGCTGAGCTTACTTCTTTTACACACCAAAAGGTAGTGACAAGTGTCGTCGTCCGTAATGAAAAAGGGATCATTGGCGAAGGGGAGGTCACCCAATACATATTGCCCAAGCTTGAGATTGAAAAGAAAATTCGTGCTTCATTAGAGTAA
- a CDS encoding Leu/Phe/Val dehydrogenase encodes MDMFSHISEHEQVVFCNDPSTGLKAIIAIHNTTLGPALGGCRMRPYASFEEALFDVLRLSKGMTYKCAAADVDFGGGKAVIIGDPSKDKNPEMFRSFGQFVDSLNGRFYTGTDMGTTPEDFVHAIKETNCIVGVPETYGGSGDSSVPTSLGVIYGIQATNEAAFGSKELSGKTYSIQGLGKVGMKVAERLLSEGCELFVYDINHQAVESLAEKAKCFDGKVKAVSEAELYQAPADVFVPCALGGIINDDTIEVLKVKAIAGSANNQLLETKHGDLLFEKGILYAPDYIVNAGGLIQVADELYGPNKDRVLQKTATIYSSLLEIYRYSESYGIPTSKAADKFCEARMEARKKRSSFFSHSKRPKWDIRN; translated from the coding sequence ATGGATATGTTTTCACATATATCTGAACATGAGCAGGTCGTTTTCTGTAACGACCCTTCTACTGGGTTAAAAGCCATTATTGCGATTCACAATACGACCTTAGGACCTGCATTGGGAGGATGCCGGATGCGTCCATATGCATCTTTTGAAGAGGCTCTTTTCGATGTGCTCAGGCTTTCAAAAGGTATGACCTATAAATGCGCAGCTGCAGATGTTGACTTTGGCGGCGGAAAAGCCGTCATCATTGGAGATCCTTCAAAGGATAAGAACCCAGAGATGTTTCGATCGTTCGGACAATTTGTAGATTCATTGAATGGCAGATTTTACACAGGAACGGATATGGGAACCACACCGGAAGACTTTGTCCATGCGATAAAAGAAACCAATTGTATTGTAGGTGTGCCCGAAACCTATGGAGGAAGCGGAGACTCTTCCGTGCCTACATCATTAGGAGTTATTTATGGTATCCAGGCCACTAATGAAGCTGCTTTTGGTTCAAAGGAGCTGTCTGGAAAAACCTATTCGATTCAAGGCTTAGGCAAAGTGGGAATGAAGGTAGCAGAAAGGTTACTATCAGAAGGCTGTGAGCTATTTGTCTATGATATAAACCACCAGGCAGTTGAAAGTTTAGCAGAAAAAGCCAAGTGTTTTGACGGTAAGGTAAAGGCTGTATCAGAAGCTGAACTTTATCAGGCGCCAGCCGATGTCTTTGTCCCATGTGCGCTTGGGGGGATTATTAATGATGATACGATTGAGGTTTTAAAAGTAAAAGCCATAGCAGGGTCAGCTAATAATCAACTTTTGGAAACCAAACATGGAGACTTGCTTTTCGAAAAGGGAATTTTATATGCACCAGATTACATAGTAAATGCCGGCGGACTAATCCAAGTTGCCGATGAACTATACGGGCCCAATAAAGATAGAGTTTTACAAAAAACAGCAACTATTTATTCGTCTCTCTTAGAAATCTATCGTTACTCTGAATCTTATGGGATTCCTACAAGCAAAGCAGCCGACAAATTCTGTGAAGCCAGAATGGAAGCAAGAAAGAAACGAAGCAGCTTCTTTTCTCACAGTAAAAGACCGAAGTGGGATATACGAAATTAG